Sequence from the Notamacropus eugenii isolate mMacEug1 chromosome 6, mMacEug1.pri_v2, whole genome shotgun sequence genome:
cattgCCCTGTAATCAGTACTACACCTGGCATTTATCAGTGGTTCTTCAGGTGACATGCTCTCCAGTGCATTACCCATCCTGACTGCTTTGCTATTGGTTGGCTCTTAATGTCCTTCTTGTAATGGACACAATGCTCCCTGTATGGTCTGGCCAGAGTATAATATGGCTCTCATTTTCTGCATTTTGGACAATGCTTATATTATGGAGATACTTGGGTCAGTGTAGATGGTTGACCTGAGAAGAAACAGATCCTGGTCTCCGCAGCTAATATCTAGACATGCATTGGTGGATTGGtaggtggatggggagggagatgtCACTGCCCCAGTCATCTCCCTCCCTGCTCCACTCCCAGATTCTTCCTGGAAAATtgttatttcccctccccctatcACCTATGCACATCCTAAACACGGCCCATCCAGCTGGTCCAACCATCTTTCCTTCCGTTTCTTCATCATATTAGGGCTTATCAAGGATCCTGtctatcccccccaccccaaactgaAGGCTTCTTGGGGATTGGTTCTAGTTCAAGGACATGGGCATAGAAGGCAGAGGGGGTATGTGGAGAGACCATTTTCAGTGAGAATAGTGGTGTCAGTTGAAGAATTGGTCAGGCCTAGGGGAAAGGGACTAGTGCAGTGAGTCTGCCTTCTTGGTGCTAActagtctctttccctctcctcttctctccttgacTCTCCCCTCTCCTTGTCTATCTGCTGTGTGTCTCTCCCattcttattttcctccttttttcctccctctctcacagAGGCCTTTTTGGGGTTTGGTTCCCTGAACCCAAACCAAGACCTTAGGCCAGAGGGGAACTTGGACTGCCTGAAGGCCAGTGAGCATTGTGCCCGGGATGCCAGCTGCAGCGCCTGGCTCCGCACCTTTCGCCAGTGTGTGGTAGGAGATGGTACAGCCAAGCTGGGGCCTGATGCCCAAAGTCAATGCCAGAGCACAGTCCAAGCTCTGCTGTCCAGTAATCTCTATGGCTGCCGATGTCAGCGGGGCATGAAAAGGGAGAAGGACTGCCTGGGTGTGTACTGGAGCCTACGCCACACCCTCCCACAAGGTCAGTGTGGGTCAGTCCCTTGTTTCTATACCTGGAAGGTTAGTGTGGGTCAGCTGGCCCTCTATCCTCATCCAAGGTCACTCTGACCCACCGCCTCCAAATATCATTGTCCGAACAGATATGCCTCACCCCACCAtagctttcctttcctccttactTGCAGTGGCAGCTATTTGTCCTGATCCCCCATAGTACCTACTCCTTGCTCTTAAAAGGGGCTCATGCCTTCTCAGGTCATTTCTTACTGCTGCTTGACTTTCTCCCCCATTCATTCTGGCCAAACTCATGAGCCCTGCCCTCAGAAATCCCGTTCTCATTAAGCCCCTCTTCCTGTCATTTTCTTCTATAGCAAATTCCTTCCCTCTGTTTTTCCTGTCCATCTGCCCAGTCCTGTGCCTATCCTCAGGGATAGAAGAAGGTTAGAGGAGGAGCAGACCCAggccctgtcctcagggagctcagtcttggggtggggtgtggaacagaagaggagaaaatctggGACCTGCCTGTTGGAGATCTTACTGCCTTGGTCACAtgagaaacaaaatggaaaactatgttctggaaaagaaaatctgTCTTCAAGAGTTTGAAATGCCTtcctatggaagagggattagaattGCTTTACTTTGCCCCAGAAGGCAGACTCAAGCAATAACTGGCTGTCATATAGCTTTCACTGCACTTTACATTTGTTTGGTCCTTTGAACCTTCCAATAGCCTTGTGATTGATGAAGGTTCTGGAAGTGTCCTCATCCTCACTTTATGGATGGGGtcactgaggttcagaaaagttaactTGTCTATGACTTGTCTATGGCCAAATAGCTACTAAGTGTTACTGATGGGATTCCAGGTCTTTCCTAATGTCTAGTCTAGCACTTTATGCCTCTCCAATGGAGATTGGGAGTTTCAGAAAGGGAGACTTTGTTTCCATGTCAAGACAAATCCTGAAAATGAGAGCTATTCAATGTTGTCTTAGTAAGTAGTAAGTTTCCTGTCTCTTAAGGTCAAGAGACAAATAAACCACTTGTAATGGATGTAGTAGTTAGACTTGATGCCTGCTAAGGTCCACATCTGCTTTAGGACCCTTCAATTCTGGGAGTCAGTGACTCTGAAAGTAGTACTCTTTATATTATGCTTTGTGGTGAGACATCCCAGTGGAGATGGCTGGTCCAGAGAGAAGAGGGATGATGAATGTGTCTTGAGGTGTGCCCACATTTAGGGAttgggaagaggaagatgaaccagcaaaggaaCAAAGAATGTAGGAAGTTATTGCTTTAGGAAGAGAATAAAGACAGGACCATCTGCCCACATCCCAGAAATGAAAAGAGCAACTATCTTGAGATAGAGTTGGCCATAATTGCCAAAAATGATGCAGAGTGGTCAAGGAAGAGGACTGAAAAGAGCCTGTTGGATTTGATATGTTTTCATTTCAACACATCTGGGAAATACATTGGGCATGAATGTTTCCCTGCTAAGTCCACAAGGGTCCAGCCTCCCCTCAGACCAGGGGCTCCCCAGAGCAAGGGCTATACCTCTCCCTCCGTGACTGCTCCATTTTGGGTAGATTCTGAGAAGACTCAACCAGAATAGGGTGGGGGTTCAGAGCTCTAAAAAAGGTGAAGGATAATGGCAAGAGGGGGACAGgattgggtgggggagggaagatagCCTCAGAAGCTCAGaaatctctttcctcatctctctctgtctctctttcttccttccaccccATGAATCCAAGAAATGATGCTAGAAAGCTCCCCCTATGAGCCTTTCATTAGAGGCCTCGACTACGTGGGATTGGCAGCTATTACAGCAGGTACAGACCCCACCAAAGCCCTCAACCATCCCTGAGAACCCAAACATCTCCAATCTCCCCCATTCAGAATCAGCCTCCCGTCAcagatcttccccacccccaacaactTTCCCCAGGGCTACCAAACCCAAGGCAGCACCTAACCTTCCTCAGGCCGCTGATGTGGGGGGACTCTTCTGTCCTTGTAGGTCAAACACCCTTGTTCCTCCTACCTTGGTCTTTTGCCAGGGGCTTGGGACTCTGAGTCACTTCAAGGTGTCAAGGGTACTTGAgaaagacctaacttcaaatttgtcctcagacacttattagatgtgagacaccccccccccgccccccccccgcAAATCCTTGAACCCTTGACTGCttcagtaaaatagggataatatcaGCACTTACTTGTTAAGGTTGttatgagagtcaaatgagataagatttgcaAACctcttagcagagtgcttggcacacagtaggtgctatgtaaaaaTGCTTTTCCCCTTTGCTCCTCGCtgctcttccatcttctctcacaGAGATGGAGCCAGGGAGAGCCAGTGTTGGGGAAAGACAGTCTGGTGGATTTTGTATTATTCACTAAAAAGAATCTGTCTTTTGGAGCTTCTAGCCCAGTCCCTAAGGTCTTTTGGTGCCATGGGCCCCTTTATCAGTCCGGTGAAGCCTaggggccccttctcagaatgatgcttttaaatgcataaaatatacaggattacaaaggaaaccaatcatattgaaatactgtaattttttttaaacaagttaaTGAATCCCAAGTTAAGAAACCCTGCTGTAAGATTTGGGATATAGGTTTGGCTACTCACTTTTGGGGCAATAATGCGCTTGTCGCGTGAGTTCATTACCTGACTTCAGCGTGATTTGCCTTACTGGCGGTCCGTATAATCATGTTAGAGTTTTTCTCCACATTTTGCCCTCCTGGGTATTTTTCCCTGTTTGGAACTTTAGTCGTTTGAAAATGTTACCCCTCTCCAGCTCCACTCCCCGTCCACAGTAGTAGGACGAAGCTTCCTGCCCTGGAGCAAGAGGCCCCAGACGCGGCTTTTCGGGAGAGGGCGGATTATAAAACTGACCTGGCTCGGTCCCCACCTGTTTGACCCAGGGTCGGAGGGCGAGAGTCCTTCCCCACGAGGGAACCGCTGCCTGGACGCGGCCAAGGCTTGCAATGTGGACGGGCTGTGCCAGCGGCTGCGCTCGGACTACGCGGCCCTGTGTCTGAGGGGTGGGCCCCGAGGCTGCCCCCGCTCCCGCTGCCACAGGGCCTTGCGCCGCTTCTTTGACCGGGTCCGGCCCGGGCTCAGCCTCGCGCTGCTCTTCTGCCCCTGCGGGCCCGGGGATGCGGCGTGCGCTGAGCGCCGGAGGCAGACCATCGTCCCTGCCTGCTCCTACGGTCCCGGCCCCGGCCTCAGCCCCGGGCCTCGTCCCGCTCCCGCCGCCGCTGTCCAGCCCAACTGCCTAGC
This genomic interval carries:
- the LOC140510954 gene encoding GDNF family receptor alpha-4-like isoform X2, encoding MATQLPLLSALLLLEAFLGFGSLNPNQDLRPEGNLDCLKASEHCARDASCSAWLRTFRQCVVGDGTAKLGPDAQSQCQSTVQALLSSNLYGCRCQRGMKREKDCLGVYWSLRHTLPQEMMLESSPYEPFIRGLDYVGLAAITAGSEGESPSPRGNRCLDAAKACNVDGLCQRLRSDYAALCLRGGPRGCPRSRCHRALRRFFDRVRPGLSLALLFCPCGPGDAACAERRRQTIVPACSYGPGPGLSPGPRPAPAAAVQPNCLAPLDTCRRGYMCRSRLAEFQAACQPSLLTPSGCIHEDSPSCLWAYTGILGTPITPNYMDNVSTTVAPWCSCSSSGNRLEECETFLGLFVRNPCLENAILAFGNQTALRWGPSAFPPGTYLQKFPGPGYSLFNQLKPPQPTQISGEARPSTRGSPRLWGAQGLTLPR
- the LOC140510954 gene encoding GDNF family receptor alpha-4-like isoform X1, encoding MATQLPLLSALLLLEAFLGFGSLNPNQDLRPEGNLDCLKASEHCARDASCSAWLRTFRQCVVGDGTAKLGPDAQSQCQSTVQALLSSNLYGCRCQRGMKREKDCLGVYWSLRHTLPQEMMLESSPYEPFIRGLDYVGLAAITAGSEGESPSPRGNRCLDAAKACNVDGLCQRLRSDYAALCLRGGPRGCPRSRCHRALRRFFDRVRPGLSLALLFCPCGPGDAACAERRRQTIVPACSYGPGPGLSPGPRPAPAAAVQPNCLAPLDTCRRGYMCRSRLAEFQAACQPSLLTPSGCIHEDSPSCLWAYTGILGTPITPNYMDNVSTTVAPWCSCSSSGNRLEECETFLGLFVRNPCLENAILAFGNQTALRWGPSAFPPGTYLQKFPGPGYSLFNQLKPPQPTQISGEARPSTRGSPRLWGAQGLTLPRYQLLLTALALWFLL